Proteins encoded together in one Dehalococcoidales bacterium window:
- a CDS encoding thymidylate synthase, producing the protein TRIRDGRLCFVVYFRSWDLWAGFPSNLAALQLLKEYMASEIGVADGELVAMSKGLHLYEYCWELAGITARITD; encoded by the coding sequence TACCAGAATCCGTGATGGCCGGCTGTGCTTTGTGGTCTATTTTCGTTCCTGGGACCTCTGGGCCGGTTTCCCCTCCAACCTTGCCGCTCTCCAGCTGCTCAAGGAGTACATGGCCAGCGAGATAGGTGTTGCCGACGGTGAGCTGGTTGCCATGAGCAAAGGACTGCACCTTTACGAGTACTGCTGGGAGCTGGCCGGGATTACTGCCAGGATTACTGACTAG